From the Pyramidobacter piscolens W5455 genome, the window CCTGCTGCGCTGGCGGCTCAACATCCTCGCCCTCAGCGAGGACGAGGCCCGCTCCATGGGCGTCAATTTGCGCGCCATGCGCCTGGCAGTGATTTTGGCGGCCACGGCGATGACGGCGTCCTGCGTGTCGATGTGCGGCAAGATCGGCTGGATCGGCCTGCTGATCCCCCACATCGCGCGCATGCTCCGCGGCGGCAACAACCAGCGCATCGTCCCCGCCTGCGTCTCGCTCGGCGCGGTCTTCACGCTCGTCATCGACACCTGCTCGCGCAGCCTCACCGCCGCCGAGATCCCCGTGTCGATCCTCACGGCGCTCGTGGGCGCGCCGGTGTTCATCTCGCTGCTGCGCAGGACGAGGGGGACGGCGCAATGATCTTTTCCGTCGAAAAAGGCTGCTTCGATTACGGCGGGCGCGCGATCCTGCGCGACCTGTCCTTCTCCGTGCGCCCCGGCGAGATCCTGGCGATCCTCGGCCCCAACGGCGTCGGCAAGACCACGCTGCTGCGTTGCATGATGGGATTTCTGCCGTGGAAGAGCGGGCGCACCGTTATCGACGGCCGGCCGCTGGCGGACTATGCGGCGCGCGAGCTGTGGAGCCGCGTCTCCTACGTGCCGCAGGCCAAGGGAAGCCTGTTCCCCTACACCGCCCGCGAGATGGTGCTGCTGGGGCGCAGCGCCCATCTCGGCGTGACGCGCCAGCCGGGACCGAAGGACGAGGCGGTCGCCACGGCAGCCATGGAAGAAGCGGGTATCGCCAGACTGGCGGACAAGCGCTGCGACCGCATGAGCGGCGGCGAGCTGCAGCTCGTGCTCACCGCCCGCGCCCTGGCGGCGCAGCCGCGGCTGCTGGTCATGGACGAGCCGGAATCCAACCTCGACTTCCGCAACCAGCTGGTGATCCTCGACATCATCCGCCATCTGGCGCACGAACACGGCATGTCGGTGATCGTCAACACGCATTTTCCCGCGCACGCCCTCAAGCTGTCGGACAAGGCGCTGCTGCTCGGGCGCGGCGAGACGGACCTGTACGGCGCGGCGCGGGACGTCATCACCGAAGACAACATGCGCCG encodes:
- a CDS encoding ABC transporter ATP-binding protein, producing MIFSVEKGCFDYGGRAILRDLSFSVRPGEILAILGPNGVGKTTLLRCMMGFLPWKSGRTVIDGRPLADYAARELWSRVSYVPQAKGSLFPYTAREMVLLGRSAHLGVTRQPGPKDEAVATAAMEEAGIARLADKRCDRMSGGELQLVLTARALAAQPRLLVMDEPESNLDFRNQLVILDIIRHLAHEHGMSVIVNTHFPAHALKLSDKALLLGRGETDLYGAARDVITEDNMRRAFGVNVSIHDFQRGGVTYNTVVPLSIAAQG